In Bacteroidota bacterium, one DNA window encodes the following:
- the rpsT gene encoding 30S ribosomal protein S20: MPQHKGAVRRVRLSEKRRIANKGKKVDMRKLLKSFDPASSTATTDVKKIQSTLDRMARTGVIKKNFASNKKAKLMRAIKKASA; the protein is encoded by the coding sequence ATGCCGCAACACAAAGGCGCCGTACGTCGCGTACGGTTATCGGAAAAGCGCCGTATTGCCAACAAGGGCAAGAAGGTAGACATGCGTAAGTTGCTCAAGAGCTTCGATCCCGCTTCGTCGACGGCGACGACGGACGTCAAGAAGATTCAGAGCACACTCGATCGCATGGCCCGCACCGGCGTGATCAAGAAGAACTTTGCCTCGAACAAGAAGGCAAAGCTCATGCGTGCGATCAAGAAAGCATCGGCGTAA